In a genomic window of Sarcophilus harrisii chromosome 4, mSarHar1.11, whole genome shotgun sequence:
- the MYOCOS gene encoding myocilin opposite strand protein, with protein sequence MKAHPGLVQRCSFHETFHDLTLSPKPQLKDSAMTLRTLQELGSSHPSLAFQAGASPVVKSINILYKDLTMEVFKRRVTMSQRIMKLGFSSPSGTTSPILLVPPPPPPSPVEGYGNPCRLLKSPEISDT encoded by the exons GATTGGTTCAGAGGTGCTCCTTCCATGAAACCTTTCATGATTTGACTCTCAGCCCTAAACCTCAGCTGAAAG ATTCAGCAATGACACTCAGAACACTGCAGGAGTTGGGAAGTTCTCATCCTTCCTTGGCATTCCAAGCAGGAGCATCTCCTGTGGTCAAAAGCATTAATATCCTTTACAAAGACCTGACCATGGAGGTGTTCAAGAGAAGGGTCACCATGAGTCAGAG AATAATGAAGCTAGGATTCTCTTCTCCCTCCGGCACGACTTCTCCTATACTCCTTGTCCCGCCACCACCTCCTCCATCTCCTGTCGAGGGCTATGGAAACCCTTGTAGGCTTCTGAAAAGTCCTGAAATCTCTGATACCTGA
- the MYOC gene encoding myocilin, whose product MLALRLLLWACLVWGSLGRTANLRKGNDRNGRCLYTFTVASPNEASCPGSGEANPAIQDLQRDSNAQRSELEAAKSRLSVLETLVKQLGGDEIPNLMPPAVQEMQRELENLRREKTSLESDYNRFLQEKVSLEKEKRQLENENKNLARRLASSRREMEMLRLGQCPQVRETAADIPQGPKEVSKWDMHNSDYQELKSELTEVPASHIFKESSTNHSSNKDVGNAGCGELVWVGEPITLRKAETIAGKYGVWMRDPEPVFPYTRETTWRVDTVGTDVRQVFQYEQISQFTQGYPSKVHVLAIPMESTGAVVYRGALYYQKHTSRTVIKYELKTESVKAQKEIPNAGYHGQFPYSWGGYTDIDLAVDEMGLWVIYSTEAAKGAIVLSKMNPDTLELEQTWETNIRKQSVANSFIICGTLYTVSSYSTADTIINLAYDTRSRSSKALTIPFKNKHKYSSMIDYNPAEKKIFSWDNFNMVEYDIRLSQM is encoded by the exons ATGCTCGCCCTCCGGCTGCTGCTTTGGGCTTGCTTGGTGTGGGGGTCTTTAGGCAGGACAGCCAATCTCAGAAAAGGCAATGACCGGAATGGCAGATGCCTCTACACTTTCACTGTGGCCAGTCCCAATGAGGCCAGCTGTCCAGGATCTGGAGAAGCCAATCCAGCCATCCAGGACCTCCAGAGAGACAGCAATGCTCAGAGATCAGAGTTAGAAGCTGCCAAAAGCCGGCTCAGTGTCCTGGAGACCCTCGTGAAGCAACTAGGAGGGGACGAAATTCCGAATCTCATGCCTCCAGCTGTCCAGGAGATGCAAAGAGAACTGGAAAACCTGAGAAGGGAGAAAACCAGCCTGGAGTCTGACTATAACAGATTTCTCCAGGAAAAAGTTTCcctggagaaggagaaaaggcaactagagaatgagaataaaaacctGGCCAGGAGGCTGGCAAGCAGCCGGCGGGAGATGGAGATGCTGAGACTGGGCCAGTGTCCTCAAGTCAGAGAAACAGCAGCTGATATTCCTCAGGGTCCCAAGGAAG TTTCTAAATGGGATATGCATAATTCAGACTACCAAGAACTGAAATCTGAGTTAACTGAGGTTCCTGCTTCTCACATCTTCAAAGAGAGTTCAACCAATCATTCCAGTAATAAGGATGTGGGCAAtg caGGATGTGGAGAACTCGTCTGGGTGGGCGAACCTATCACCCTGAGAAAAGCAGAGACAATTGCTGGCAAGTACGGTGTCTGGATGAGAGACCCCGAGCCTGTGTTCCCCTATACTCGGGAGACCACCTGGAGAGTTGACACAGTGGGCACAGATGTTCGTCAGGTCTTTCAGTATGAGCAGATCAGCCAGTTCACCCAGGGCTATCCTTCCAAAGTTCACGTGCTGGCTATTCCGATGGAGAGCACAGGTGCTGTGGTTTACCGTGGAGCCCTCTATTACCAGAAACATACATCTAGAACCGTGATCAAGTATGAACTGAAAACTGAAAGTGTGAAGGCTCAAAAGGAGATTCCCAACGCTGGTTATCATGGACAGTTCCCTTATTCTTGGGGGGGCTATACAGACATTGACTTGGCTGTGGATGAAATGGGACTATGGGTCATCTACAGCACAGAAGCAGCCAAGGGAGCGATCGTCCTTTCCAAAATGAATCCGGACACACTAGAACTCGAGCAAACCTGGGAGACCAACATTCGAAAGCAATCAGTGGCAAACTCATTCATAATCTGTGGCACCCTATACACTGTCAGCAGCTATTCTACAGCTGACACCATCATCAACCTGGCTTATGATACCAGGTCCAGGAGCAGCAAGGCTCTGACCATCCCATTCAAAAACAAGCATAAATACAGCAGCATGATTGATTACAATCCTGCGGAGAAGAAGATTTTCTCATGGGATAACTTCAACATGGTGGAATATGACATAAGGCTTTCTCAGATGTGA